The Oscarella lobularis chromosome 12, ooOscLobu1.1, whole genome shotgun sequence genome window below encodes:
- the LOC136194156 gene encoding uncharacterized protein isoform X2, with translation MTTPQADAEDGSKSAITVRRRRRRADKICRRFFRDAQLWIAESMAEGLLDGVTLIEKAELRKCTKEAFLAAPESDVPAFFEELVLLVTGSPNLIRHRTFCWSIPQSKGVLSYETYCVNVDEFSLEADTLRRADVFPCYRRYSQHNDNCKCSVREANGEVVHKNYMSNPHLLRLIIRLKSLRRTAPGDCYCDNGSFERCLQNPQERFVPLWHYGCKCITPHLVERKRKSETDFPDPKRAIATSRSDQNDRDKVKPEENGLQDKTESESRLDVSELRKELDDAKRRYEEELEKRDFKIRELHKRLASAEEKLSRTRKVEKEKISDPSRPSVVAKRFNDLFLHSHQLSSSAEDLEKEKFDVEKCTGFILSLVKTVLSMTQSHLQTMGKTLKKAMKLEVSDSPSFQADKTVNNCVIQLCKVASSGQIGDIHTDILMSALTFVEKNHFRVYRNLNEAVYGFIEKCVPVVWDIVLQQDCLDLIFADNHLTFDERRHERAYGSDPNNTTIKYVVWPLLVDTLAKRVLVKSKVVTGVFQATV, from the exons ATGACTACGCCGCAAGCAGATGCAGAAGATGGAAGTAAATCTGCCATCACAGTaagacgtcgacggaggCGAGCAGACAAGATCTGCCGGCGTTTTTTCCGTGACGCGCAGCTCTGGATTGCCGAATCAATGGCAGAAGGCCTTCTAGACGGCGTAACTCTTATCGAGAAGGCAGAGCTGAGAAAATGCACGAAGGAAGCCTTTCTCGCAGCTCCGGAGTCCGATGTGCCAGCCTTCTTCGAAGAACTCGTGCTTCTAGTGACCGGTTCACCTAATCTAATTCGTCATAGGACTTTCTGCTGGTCTATACCTCAGTCAAAAGGGGTGTTGTCTTATGAGACGTACTGtgtaaacgtcgacgaattttcacTCGAGGCGGACACCCTAAGACGTGCAGACGTCTTTCCATGCTACAGACGTTACTCTCAGCACAATGACAACTGCAAATGTTCCGTAAGAGAAGCCAATGGAGAAGTGGTCCATAAGAATTATATGTCGAATCCTCACCTCTTGCGTTTGATCATCCGGCTCAAGTCGTTGCGGAGGACTGCCCCTGGCGACTGCTACTGTGACAACGGATCTTTTGAGCGATGTCTTCAAAATCCCCAAGAGCGATTTGTACCGTTGTGGCACTACGGGTGCAAATGCATTACACCACACCTTGTGGAACGAAAACGGAAATCTGAAACAGATTTCCCTGATCCAAAACGGGCCATAGCAACGTCTCGTTCAGATCAAAATGACCGAGATAAA GTGAAACCGGAAGAAAATGGTTTGCAAGATAAGACTGAGTCAGAATCTCGCTTG GACGTCTCTGAGCTCAGGAAAGAGTTGGATGACGCCAAACGTCGATATGAG GAAGAACTAGAGAAGAGGGATTTTAAAATTCGAGAATTGCATAAGCGATTGGCATCAGCTGAG GAGAAGCTAAGCAGGACAAGGAAGgtggaaaaagagaagatttcCGATCCCTCTCGTCCGAGTGTAGTGGCCAAGCGCTTTAACGATTTATTTCTGCATAGCCATCAACTATCTTCATCTGCTGAAGAccttgaaaaagagaaattcgatGTTGAGAAATGTACCGGGTTTATTCTAAGTCTGGTAAAG ACTGTACTGTCGATGACGCAGTCTCACCTTCAGACCATGGGCAAAACGCTCAAGAAGGCCATGAAGCTGGAAGTCTCGGATTCTCCGAGTTTTCAAGCTGATAAGACCGTCAACAATTGTGTCATTCAGCTGTGCAAGGTAGCATCTAGTGGTCAAATAGGAGACATTCACACTGACATTCTAATG AGTGCTTTAACCTTTGTTGAGAAAAACCACTTCAGAGTGTATCGAAATTTGAACGAAGCCGTTTATGGATTTATTGAAAAATGTGTGCCCGTCGTGTGGGACATTGTCCTTCAACAGGATTGCCTCGACCTCATCTTTGCTGACAATCACTTGACGtttgacgaacgacgacacgaGCGTGCCTACGGATCAGATCCGAATAATACAACAATAAAGTACGTCGTCTGGCCGTTGCTGGTGGATACGCTCGCGAAGCGAGTCCTGGTCAAAAGTAAGGTAGTGACGGGTGTTTTCCAAGCGACAGTGTAA